AAAGCCAGCAAAGCCCTGACAACTTTGCCCTTTTTTCCACTATTGTGTCTCTGGGGGTTCATCAATCACTTCCAAGAGAAACTGTTGTGGTGGTCGCAGCCCTGTGCAAACCCACACCGCCTGCACTGCTCTTGTGTTTTGGCCCCTTGAGGAGTTTTTGGTCTGTTTTGGTCTAGCTGATGCTGACTCACAGCTCTAGACAGGGCTCCTACTTACAGTTCCATCTCTAACCGCTCCCCAGGATGAGGTTTTTGCTGGCCATTGCAGTCTTCTGGTTGGATGTGATGACCAGTTTTCAGCTCTTGAAAAGAAAATCCCCAATGGTTCCCAGCTGCCTTTATGAAATCCTTCGTGGGCCTTTTGGACTCCAACGAAGCACTCGATAATGCGTGGCCATCACCCCTCCTCCTTGCTATGTCCACAATCTCTGAGTGACTGGACGTTCCCACAATGTTCCTGCTGCTCCATGATTTGTTCACAGCATGGCTTTTTGTTTCGGTTCTCATCACACTAAAAACAaggagattttgttttgttttattttaagttacaATGACAAAGTTTTCTCCAAATTCCCCTTTCCACATTCATATAGCTGAGAAAAAGAAGATGTGTGCTTTCTATACATCTTACCCCCTCCCTGAAAAAATCTAGAAAAGTTCCCCAAGTGGATAATGAGAAAGGCAGACTGTCTCAAACAATTTACATTCCCTAACGCACTATTATACAATTGACTGATAACTGGATTTTCAATGGAACTGTGTTGGAGTTCATAATATTTTGATGACTACTATGAATATTATGCTTTttttcctactttattttttagccacacctgatgtcactcaggggttacttctgtctttgtgctcagaaattattcctggaaggctttaGAAccctatggcatgctggggaccaaaccctagttaactgcatggaaggcaaaaacactacccactgtgttttcactctggcccccttgctTTTCTATTTCCAAAGCTTACACTATGTGCGTGTATTGTGTGgacaaaaatatgttttcacaTACTTAAGATTTTATTTGGAAGTAAATAACCTGGAAATTCTCTCAGGTCATTTTAAGATATTCATCATAGATAACCACTATTTAGCTAGGGTCAGGCTTATTCAGCAGCCATCTAGAAACAAAGTCAGTTACTGTAAATAAAAATTCactagatgaaagaaaaaaggtaaaatcaATATGTGTTTCTAAACTACATGCTAACATATCCCATCCACCCTTCCTtctgaatatttcttttgagatatGCATCTACTTATACATAGATACACCTCTTTTATTCTATGGCACCCACATAGATGATGCAAATATCTGCCTTGTAAAATCCACCTTAAGTAGACAAAGAAGCTACACAAAAAATACAGAAACTCAAGACTCtgtcttcaacagataaatggtgAGACATTTCTTAAATCAACCAATGTAAACTACTGAAGCTAGAATATTTATTCTGGCTAACTTTgggtcttaaaaatattttaaggctcCCACTGCTGCTATCAGAGGCATAAGGATTATTCTAATTATATTAGGGTTAGACTAATCATCTTAGGAAAGGAATGTACCTTTTAGATCTGTTTAAAAGCTGTAAGAAATACCACCAACAGGTGCTTTTCATCTTCAAAGCCCTTGTAATTAATTACTCCTTGCAACACACCTGTGAAGCAAGGCCTCCATCCCCATTGCCACCATTCAGAAAGCTAAAAGAAAGAGAGTTAGGAGCAGAGAAAGTACATGGCTTCTGGTACGCTCAGCTTCAGGGTGGGTCTTGTCCTTAGATTCTGTGCACTGTAACTGGAGTCTAGATGATGTTACGTGTGTTATGTGGCTATATACATAGTCAAAGATAAGGAAAAGTACACATAGCATAGTGGATCTACATCACTTTTTTCCTTGGGAGAGTGGGTATGTCAGGGATCCTggatctacatttttttttttcagagcactTCTCTTGTGCCTTGCCCTGAGAGGAAGTAGAATCTCAGCACAGTCAGTGAAATAATCTGACATTCCTTGGTGAGTGCTTTCCATCTATTCCAAAAGATAACAAAGAGTTCAACCAGAAATGTATTTGCTGAATATGTGAAAAAGATAGACAACAGCACAGATGTATTTTTATGATAGCGAGATAAAACTGCTTGGTGTCAGGAAATTTTCAATGTtttcatctatattttctttgggtaAACTCACAACTCCTGGACTCCAGCCTACACATTTTGTGTTTTACAAAATGCCACAaacggcaaaagctggctccctgtgtgtgacaccaggcggggaaaatccgcaaaagtacaccggcccagtggggctcagctgtgaaagactgtgagtgtgacctgtctatgtctgtctactgtcctcttgcgtgaaactcttgcgagtggggcaaaaagaggctccagaggagcacggctgctccgcttcgctacgcggccgtgcactctttctaaggaaagaactccattgcaacaagaaggaaaaatcacactaagaacagcgctatatcacagaagcaaacatttctctctggactgtcttctctgttgcatgctcgggcctaagatttgtcccagtgtgaggcttcatccacggaggactcccctcccttagaggcaagtcagcccatccagaaagggaggagccagaggagtgtgctgcctacatcatatagacaatgaataccactacaacacgtagaaaaacccacaatacaagtgtgacaatggggaaacaacgcaggccagcatcagacatagagaatgaagatgacaattctgaggaccagataatgactgaacaactaatcaacctctcagataaggactttagactagcaatatggaaggtgctcaacagactccaagaaaccatggatcgagttgaacagaacactaataagaaccaagaaaatatgaaggcagaaatgacaaaactccaaactgaaataacatgtcaactaacaggactgaaaaagtcagtaaacgaagtgaatgacaaaatggataagctctgggacagggtatcagaagctgagaatagacttggtgctgtggaagatgagatacataacaattccatacagcaggagagattggacaaaaaacttaaagcaaatgagcagacaatggaaaaattagtcaaagaatgggaacagacgaaaatagaagtctatgataagatcaacagaaacaacttaagaatcattggagtcccagagacccaggaagaaaatttccaggaagaatcaatggtcaagaacatcattaaagagaaacttccagagctaaagaatatatgtgatcaaatcctgcatgcccgaagagtaccaaccaaaagagaccccagaaaaaccaccccaagacacatcctagtcacaatgacaaatcccacagatagagacagaattctgaaaacagcaagatcaaaaggggaaatcatgttcaagcaagcttccctgagatttacagcagacctgtcaccagaaacgctcaatgccagaaagcagtggtgggatattgtgacaagactgaatgaaatgaatgcttcacccagaatactatacccagcaaaactcactttccagtttgatggaagaatacatggtttcacagacaaaaaacagctcagaaacttcacagacacaaaaccagtcttaagagaaaaactgaaaaacctaatctaagacaagactacccaaaagacacaccaaattttgaaataaagatggcattaaatcccaggacaattctttctctcaacgtcaatggactaaatgcaccagttaagagacacagagtggctaaatggatcaaaaaactcaatccaaccttctgctgcctacaagaaacgcacctgaatagtcagaacaaacatagactcaaaataaaaggctggagaaaagttatccaagcaaacaacacccataaaaaagctggagtggccatactaatatcagataatgcaaactttatactcaggaaagttgtaagggacaaagacggacattttatattaatcaaggggtacgtagagcaggaagaattcactctcctaaacatatatgcaccgaatgaggggccagcaaaatatttaatacaactgttgacaaatctgaaaaataatatcaacaacaacacaataattgtgggggaccttaacacggctttgtcaacactggacaggtcaaccagactgaaacccaacaagaatatactagacctgaggagagaaatggaagaaagaggcctagtggatatatataggactctccatccccagaaacctggatacacattcttctccaatgtacatgggacattctccaggatagactacatgctggcacataaaacatacctccataagatcaagaggatagaaattttgcagactaccttcgctgaccacaaggctctgaaattatttgtgaactccaaagggactcagaagaaacactttaacacctggaagttaaacagcctcatgctcaataaccagtgggtccgagatgaaatcaaggaggaaatcaaaaggttcctggaaacaaatgacaataaagacacaaactctcagaacttatgggacacagcaaaagcagtactgagaggaaaatttatagctttgcaagcacacatcaggaaggaagaaggagcttacctgagtagcttaatgacacagctaatagaactagaaaatgctcaacaaaaggacccaagaataggaagacagaaggaaataacaaagctgagagcagaaatcaacgaagtggaaactcaaaaaacaatccgaaagatcaacgaaagcagaagttggttctttgaaaaaataaacaagattgatagaccactggcaaacctaacaaagaaagagagagagagaaatttgataactcttatcaggaatgaaaaaggagagatcactactgatatgacagagattcaaagggtaatcagaaactactttgaaaaactctacgccactaaaaatgagaacctggaagaaatggataaattcttggactcttataatcttccacggttgaaggaagaggatgtagcatatctaaacacccccatcaccattgatgaaattaaaacagtaatcaaatgtctgccgaaaaacaaaagcccaggtccagatggattcactaatgaattctatcaaactttccaagaggaactactgccaatcttggcaagactctttcatgaaattgaacaaacagaaacacttccaaatagcttttatgaagccaacatcaccttgatacctaaaccagacagagacgctaccaaaaaagaaaattacagaccaatatcactgatgaatgcagatgcaaagatcctcaacaaaatcctggcaaataggattcaatgcctcgttaagaagatcatccactacgatcaagtaggtttcatcccaggaatgcaaggctggtttaacatccgtaaatctatcaacataatacacaacatcaataacaagaaaaataaaaaccacatgatcatatcaatagatgcagagaaagcatttgataaggtccaacacccattcttgatcaaaactctcagcaagatgggaatggagggaacctttctcaatatagtgaaggccatctaccacaagccagtggcaaatattatcctcaatggagaaaaactgaaagccttccctctaaattctggcacaagacaaggctgtcctctctcaccactcctattcaacatagcactggaagtacttgctatagcgattaggcaagaaaaggatatcaagggaatccagataggaaaggaagaagtcaagctctcactgtttgcagatgacatgatactctacttagaaaaccctaaagactctatcaaaaagcttctagaaacaatagactcatatagcaaggtggcaggctacaaaattaacacacaaaaatcaatggcctttctatataccaatagtaataaggatgaaatggacattaagaaaacaaccccattcacaatagtgccacacaaactcaaatatcttggaatcaacttgactaaatatgtgaaggacctatacaaagaaaactataaaactctgctccaagaaataagagaggacacacggaaatggaaacacataccctgctcatggattggcaggattaacatcatcaaaatgtcaatactccccaaggcattatacagatttaatgccatccctctaaagatacccatgacattcttcaaagaagtggatcagacacttttgaaattcatttggaacaataaacaccctcgaatagctaaagcaatcattgggaaaaagaatatgggaggaattacttttcccaactttaaactgtactacaaagcaacaattatcaaaacagcatggtattggaataaggataggtcctcagatcagtggaataggcttgaatactcagaaaatgttccccagagatacaaccatctaatttttgataaaggagcaggaaatcctaaatggagcagggaaagcctcttcaacaagtggtgttggcacaattggatagccacttgcaaaaaattaaacttagacccccagctaacatcatgtacaaaggtaaaatccaaatggattaaagacctcgatatcagccccaaaaccataagatatatagaacagcacataggcaaaacactccaggacattacaggcatcttcaaggaggaaactgcactctccaagcaagtgaaagcagagattaacagatgggaatatattaagctgagaagcttctgcacctcaaaggaaatagtgcccaggatacaagagccacccactgagtgggagaaactattcacccaatacccatcagataaggggctaatctccaaaatatacaaggcactgacagaactttacaagaaaaaaacatctaaccccatcaaaaaatggggagaagaaatgaacagacactttgacaaagaagaaatacgcatggccaaaagacacatgaaaaaatgttccacatcactaatcatcagggagatgcaaatcaaaacaacgatgagataccacctcacaccccagagaatggcacacatcacaaagaa
This window of the Suncus etruscus isolate mSunEtr1 chromosome 6, mSunEtr1.pri.cur, whole genome shotgun sequence genome carries:
- the SLX4IP gene encoding LOW QUALITY PROTEIN: protein SLX4IP (The sequence of the model RefSeq protein was modified relative to this genomic sequence to represent the inferred CDS: inserted 7 bases in 4 codons; deleted 3 bases in 2 codons; substituted 3 bases at 3 genomic stop codons), with amino-acid sequence MASKKFAVKCGNFAVLVDLHILLQDPSKETSWFSEQKKEEVCLLLKETIDPXEVCKQHKTSNAEFTRSSPLSLKGYGFHITAYFLKRGFHLYCVGAPRVLVFPDRFVVCVSQLAFSHDLLASQKKELMESTHQGMSDYFTDCAEILLPLRARHKRSALKKKNVDPGSLTYPLSQGKNVMRTETKSHAVNKSWSSRNIVGTSSHSEIVDIARRRGDGHALSSASLESKRPTKDFIKAAGNHWGFSFQELKTGHHIQPEDCNGQQKPHPGERLEXGTVSRSPVXSCESASARPKQTKTPQGAKTQEQCRRCGFAQGCDHHNXVSLGSDXXTPRDTIVEKGKVVRALLALELSDPGLLLKEDLAKTLSKXQSHVLENLSSRQHILNKPGQAQQAGSSTNTEFWTLQGTYEKEHERKNH